In Fragaria vesca subsp. vesca linkage group LG1, FraVesHawaii_1.0, whole genome shotgun sequence, the sequence GTTGTGTATTCTCTTAATGTGGCTAATCAGTCCTTTATTGATTTTGAATTTAGATTTTCCGTAACTTTTGTGTAATGTCATATTTCAGCTGGGAAGTCGTTTGATAGAACTATTAACAGAAACAGCTCATGTGCAACCTCCACTTGACCAGTTGGCAGATGGTCCACCTGATGTGAGACCTGCATTTAGGCACAGATTAAAGGCCGCGGCTAAAAGTCCAGGGTAAGTCTTCAAACCATTAGTCTCCGTCAGCAGTTTATTTTTGAGAATTAGATCACATGAAGCTATACTATAACCCATCATAGTTTCTTTAGGACTTGTTTAGATAGTATGAATTGCATTTTATTCCTTTGCAATAAGATGTATTCCTTGGTCCTCACAGGCAGAAACTTGTAAAGAACTATGGAGTTATTGAATGTGATCCCCTAGTTCTTGCCGGACTCGATAAGACTGTAAGTTGAGATATCTCCTTCTGTTTCTTTTCATCTGTTCAGTTTACTCGAAATTAGTTGTATCGTGATTTACACATAACCTACTGTCAGTTTCTGGCTTATAAAGATAAATCTCCCATGCTCACCTATTCTTTCCACATTCTTAAGGCATGGTTTTCTAATACGTTTCCACATGTTCTAGCTTCCATAATCCTACATGTGATGTCTAGTAACATGTAACTGCCATTTCTAAGCCTTGTGTATATGCCAAGTATGCATTGTATTGATCATGTCTAAATTCTCATTGCACTTGCGCCCTGTGCATTGTTATATTGAACATATCTTTACTCTCATTGTGTCACAACCCTACTTAACAGTAACTTTTTGCTTTGTTCATCACAGGCTAAACATATGTTGATTCCTTATGTGCCAATGTTGGTGCCTCCCAAAAGATGGAAAGGGTAAATAAAGGAAGTTTAATTACATATACTGCTGAGAAATTGTGTCAGATAAATTACAAGCCTGATCTCAGCTGTCTATGACATTTAATCATTTTCAAATATTTCCAGGTACGACAAAGGTGGGCACTTGTTCCTACCTTCTTATGTCATGCGTACACATGGATCTAGGAAGCAGGTAGATACAATGAGAAATATTTCTGGAAGACAGATGCAGAAAGTATTTGAGGTACTTAACTATGGTACTAGTTTCTGGTCCTTCAATATGTTCATTCTACAAAGCATAAAATGATATTTGCGTCTGATATGATGTGTGTACAGGCCCTCGATATGCTTGGAAGCACCAAATGGCGGATTAATAAAAAGGTTCTTAACGTGGTGGAGAGCATCTGGGCTAGAGGTGGCAACATTGCAGGCCTGGTTGATCGTGAAGATGTGAGGACTTATTTATCTCTTCCATAATAATACATTCCATCTTTTCATTACTATTTCCAGCATTTAATCAAACTCAGCATGATATTGTACAAATATTTTACTCCACAGTCGCATTTTCCTGTAGGTTCCTGTACCAGAGAAACCACCATCTGAGGATCCAACAGAAATTCAGGAATGGAGATGGAGTGCAAGAAAAGCAAAGAAGCTTAACCAAGAGAGGCATTCTCAACGATGTGACACTGAACTTAAGCTCTCTGTAAGATCTGCTTCTGATTATATAAAATTTAATTGCTTCATCTTGTATTGTTGAGAACCTTTTTAAATGGCATTGATAGTTGATCCAGAGATTCCAGTCCCTACCCTAGTCAAAAATATAAGATTCTAACGACTCTTGCCTCTAATTTGTACACACAATACATACATGTGGCCAATGGGATAGTGGATAACCAGGCCACACTTGTGTTTGGGTTGCATATTTATGAGAGGCTAAGCAATCATTTTAATGGAATCTGACAATATTTCAGTTTGCCAATATAATAACAAGTCGACTGATTCTGGAATAGGTTGCACGCAGAATGAAGGACGAGGATGGCTTTTATTATCCCCACAATCTTGATTTTCGTGGCCGAGCATACCCAATGCATCCCCATTTGAATCATTTGAGTTCTGATCTATGTCGAGGTGTCCTTGAATTTGCTGAAGGGCGGCCTTTGGGGAAGTCCGGATTACGATGGCTGAAGATTCATTTAGCAAACTTGTATTCTGGTGGTGTTGAAAAGCTTTCATATGATGGGCGGATATCATTCGTGGATAACCACATTGATGATATATTTGATTCAGCAACAAACCCTGTCAATGGAAATCGTTGGTGGCTAACAGCTGAAGATCCTTTACAGTGCCTAGCTGCTTGTATCAATCTATCAGAAGCCTTAAATAGTCCTTCACCACATACTGTCATTTCTCATTTGCCCATCCATCAGGTAAAATGCTTCCTTGGGCTGTGGAGTAATAAAAGGGGTACTTTAGTTTATTCAAGTTAATCATGTGTATTCTTTTATCTACTATTCAAAGCGATATTATTTTTTAAATATTTACAAAAATGATAAGTTTTTCAGGTAACTGGTAACATCTTCGCAAGTTATGCATAACACCTAGATCTGAATCATGCTTCAATTTATCATTTTATTTCATTTACTTTGGTTGTCTATTTTTCTTTGAAGAGTGCATTAACAGCAGTTTCTAAATCTTCTAGGATGGTTCATGCAATGGCTTACAGCATTATGCAGCCTTGGGAAGAGATACTGTACGTTCTTTATCCTGCTCATGTTCTGCTTGCTACATGTTTGCTTTTTATTATATATACACATATAATATTATGTATTTCATATTGTATATTATTTTGTTCCCATGATCAAACAGTTCAATTCGCACTGTTGTTTACACCTTCCACTTTCTTGTTCATATGTTGTAAAGTGCTTGGTACTTTGCTTTGCTGATGTTATTTTGATTTTGAATTGTTTTTATGTTTTCAGTTGGAAGCAGCGGCAGTCAACTTAGTTGCTGGAGAGAAACCTGCTGATGTATACTCAGAAATAGCTGTGAGGTATACAACTTTTGAAATGCAATAGATTTGTCTTGTCTATCCCATGTGTTAAATTGTATACCAAACACAAAGTTGTAAGAAAGACCATATCTAACAAGCCAGGGCATTAAAAATTTGAGGTAGATGCACCTTTCAGAAGTTCTAGCCCATGAGGCATGTGTCTCTCTAGCCCCTACGTTATACAAACTGCATTTGTGACTTGTAGATGCACTCCTCAATACCACTTATTTTGACTTATCTTTGCATGTATATGTTGCCAGGGTACATGACATAATGAAAAGAGACAGCAATAAGGACCCAACTACCAACCCAAATGCTTTATTGGCTAAAGTCTTAGTCAATCAGGTTGATCTTCCTCGGTTCTTCTGGACTTCAAATTGCAATATATTATAGTGTTTTCCTTCTTGGTCAATATATATGTCCACATGCCTATTTGTCAACTGACAATATATGGTTTTGGAAGCTTTCAGATTGACCGGAAATTGGTGAAACAGACTGTGATGACTTCAGTATATGGTGTCACTTATGTTGGGGCGCGTGAACAGATAAAAAGAAGATTAGAGGAAAAAGGTCTTATCACTGATGATAGACTTTTATTCACCGCAGCTTGTTATGCGGCCAAAGTAAGCAACCAGAGACACCAAAACTCCTTGATATATTTATGGAACAACAACTAAGTGGAGAATTTCTTGGATTTCATTTAAGCAGTTGGATAATTGAGTAATATAACATGCTTGGTTTATCTATTTAACATGTTTGGTTTATAGATTATTAGGTCATGGAACTTATTAGACTTTCCTAACTACCTGAAGATTAACTATCAATCTAGTACAAGCTTATAGTGTTATACAATTTCAAATTTCACACGGTTATTTCTTAATATACACTCATCTAATTACCTCTTGTCTTCTTTTTTTTAAAGGACTTCTTGTTATATTCATGTATTAGGTAGTTTCTTACACAATAGAAATTTGTTCCTGATTTCTCCATAATATTTTTCCAGGTGACTCTGGCTGCCCTTGGAGAGATTTTCCAAGCTGCACGTGGCATAATGAGCTGGCTTGGTGATTGTGCCAAGGTACTTATTCCTTCAATGATTTGGTCACTAACTGATAGACCTGGACTGCCTGGTAAATCTGAGAGTTAAGTTGTTATCTGAAATTTTTTCAGGTAATTGCTTCAGAAAATCAGCCTGTTCGTTGGACAACTCCTCTAGGTCTTCCTGTTGTGCAACCATACTGTAAAAGTGAACGCCATCTGGTAAGTTTTGACAGATTGTATTAAATTCACTTTTGACTATTTAAAATGACGATTGAAATGACCCCTTTCATGATGCTACGACTTAATTAAAATGACGATTTAGTAACTACTCTCCTTAAATTTGCAGATAAGAACTTCTCTTCAGGTTCTGGCCTTGCAGCGAGAGAGTAACTTGGTAAGCTTACATTACCATCGCTTTTCTTCCTGAGTTTGATTTTTTATTCATAATTTTTTTCAATCATTAAAGATCTGATACTTTGTCAACTCCAGGTAGATGTAAGGAAACAAAGAACGGCATTTCCCCCAAATTTTGTACACTCGCTTGACGGTTCACACATGATGATGACAGCTCTTGCCTGCAGGGATGCTGGCATACGCTTTGCAGGTTTGTCACATAGTTTGTATCTTTGTATTAGACTAGATTTGACTATTTCAAGTAGAGATTTCAAATGGAGGCATGTTAGTCATCAAAATGGTGTCAAATGTGTGCATCAAGAGAAAGATTCTTACAAATGTGGATTTTACTGTATATTGGTGTTTGGAATTAAAAATGATTAGTATAGCTGGTAACTGATCTCTGCTTCTCTCGTTTGCATCATATATCTCCACTTGTTTGCAAGAAACTAAAATGTAGATGCTATCTCCACTATAAATTTCTGATTATATTTGTTTTTGATAATACTGTAAAATGGGCACTCACGCCCATGCACCCAAATCGTGATTGTAGGTCTTAGTGTAAAACAGTGCTCAAAGTCAAAAGCTCAATCTAATGGTTCAGAAATTTGAGGTTTTTTAATTTTCCCAAGAGTACTCAATTTTTTTTGTTCAAAATATATTCAAGCTAATATCCTGCTTAAAGTTCTCTGTACCAAGATGATTAGATAGCAGACTAGAAAATAAAGTCTCTGGTTTGCAGTGATTTAAAATCTGATAAATATGTTCTTCTCACATACATGTCAAACTATGTTATATTCTCATAGATGTTAAACCACGTGTGCAGGGGTGCATGACTCCTTCTGGACTCATGCATGTGATGTGGACCAAATGAATCAGATACTTAGGGAAAACTTTGTGGAGCTCTATAGCAAGCCGATACTTGAGAATGTGAGTCTATTTCTTGAATTTTGTTTTTGTTCAACTATGGCTGCTTTAATGCAACTAAGGAGTGAAGAAGATTTTAGAAAGAATAAAAGTGTTCAGTGAGAAACAAACTTTCAATAAAACAATTCACTAGTGCAACTATCATTGAGAAGCTACTTTCGATTTCTTCCTAAACTATTCTTCGACCTTTATACCATGATATAATGAAATGGTGAAAAGAACTTGCATTTAGAAAGTTCTTTACATCCTTTTAATGTATACATAACCACAAATCACATTGTATGATATTGCTTTCATACTCTTTACTTTTGATTTGTAACTCTTTTCCAGCAAATAAGAAATTTCTGAGCTGCCCTATCGTAAAATTATATTTTTGAGTGACTCAGTGATAACTCTGGTTGTTTTCAGTTGCTAGAAAGCTTCCAAGCAGCATATCCAGAGTTGACATTTCCTCCCCTCCCTGAAAGAGGTGACTTCGACTTGCAAGAGGTTCTAAAATCTCCATACTTTTTCAACTGAATCTTCATACATAAATGGCGATAACATGGGGATAGCAATCTCACTTGGACCATACATGTCAACCACAAATGACCGAAAGCTTTAGCAAGAGTTCATAAAGATATGGACATAACAGAAGAGGTTGCTTCTGAGAGAGCTGATAGGGAAATGTTTGATTTCCAAATGCTCTGAAGCAAGTCTGTGATTGTGATGGGGTGATGATCATCTTCAGGGTTTATGATCTGGTTCCCTATTTTAGAGGCGAACGATGTACAGTAGAAGACTCTTCTTGGGAAGGCCACGGTTCAAGATCTCTCTTAAGTGGGAAATGTTTATGGAGGCTCAAGACATACAAGCTGGGAAGTGTGTCCTGGCCGGCCGTAGGAGCCAATTTAGCACATTTCATACGAGTAATGCAAAATTCTTGTATTGGAATAGAAAGGGTAGAAAGGGATCGTAACATGTTATTTTGGGCATACCTGTATAATAGTGAATGGGAAATTCTTGCAAATTTTTGCGCAAGAAGTGTAAAGAAATGAAAGAATTGTATTGATGGTTCTATACAAATGTAAACGTTTCAACTTGAAAACAAGATCATCTTGAAACAAGAACTTAAATGAGATGTGCGCTCCTTTGTTGGGATAGATTGTGTCCATGACTGAATTTATTTTACAAGCATTCTCTATCAACCACAACAAGAAGAGACTGCTTCAAGCCCTCAAAAGTAAACGTCTCATTTGGGTTTTGGCCACAATTCTAACCAGAACAAAGATTAACATTTGCTGCAACACTACTCATAAGAGTGCTAAAAGCTTCCACACAAGGCAGGACTGGCCAATGAAATAAATGAATACTGTAGATTTATAAGACCACCTGTGGAGGCGGTGTACAATATGTTCAAAATGAATAACACCAGGTGTCGAGAGATTTCAAAAGAAAAACTGTGTAAGTTATATACATTAGCATCATCAACTTTACAATCCCATCTGCTTCATCCACAAGGACCACTTTACCGCCTCCAAATATTCATCATTTTTTCGTAATGCAGCAATCAGATTGATGTATGTAATCTTATCGGGCTCTACACCATTTTCTCTCATTTCCTTGAGCAAATAGACAGCATCTTCAACCATTCCTGCAATTCCATATGCCTTGATCAATGTGTTATAGCTGCACAGATCAGGTCCCAGTCCACATTCTTTCAACTCAGTCAGCACCCCAGCAACTTCATCTATCCATCCTTGCTCTCCATAGATATTGATCATAGTGTTGTAGGTGTGATGGTCCGAACCGCAGCTTGTCTCCTTCATTCTTTGCAAAACGCTTCTAAACTGCTCCATTTGGTTTTCTTTCCCATAAGCATCCAGCATACTATTGTAGGCTTCAAGGGAAACTGAAAATCCATTTAACTGCATCTCTCGTACTGCTGAAGACATGCTCTTGAAGTCTTTGTTTCTCCCATACGCAGCTATAATAGTATTGTAAGAGATTGTATCTACCAGATCCCATTTCTGGGCCATCAAGAACAACTTCCTAGCCTTCTTTAAGAGCTTTGCTTTCCCATATACATCAAGCATGACATTGAAGGTTATGGTATTAGGTACAAACCCACGTTTAAGCATCTGATCAAACATCTCTGAGATCTCATCAATTGGCAAAGCGCGAGAACAGCAGTTTATGACACAGTTGTACATTTCCTGATCCCAAGTCACTCTGGTCTTCAAGATTCGATAGTACAGTTCTTTCAACTTATCAAGTCTGCCGCATTTTTGATAAATACGGAACATATCACGAAGCATATAGATGTCTGGAATTAGGCCCTCCTGTTTTTCCATCAAGTCCAGAACAGAGCAGGCATCTTCCAAAGAACCAGCTTTGACATACATTCTTACAGCAATACCATAAGCAATCATGTCCAAGACGATTCCTGAGGATTCCAACTCAAGATAAACTTTCTTCGCTTCAGAGAAGAGATCCATGATGCTGTAAATGTCAATCATTGTGCACATGATGTGCATGTTTGGCTTGCCATCATGTTTGGGCATTTGATTGTATATTGTCACAGCATTCTCAAGATGACCCAACTCTTTACATGAGCAAATTAACAAATGGTACAAATTATCTTCAAAATGTGGATCCTTCCACTGCTTTTCCCTCAACACTTCCATAGTATCATCCACCAAGCCGTGCTTCACATAAGACATGACAAGACTCGAACAAGAAGTCCGGCTGACAAGAACATGTTGATATAAAGCACCTCTCAAAAGGAAAGGCACTTTATCAATCCTTCCAGCCTTCTCATATGCTTGCAGAAGAATACCAAGGATTGATGAATATTGGCATCCTATCTTCTGCATATCATCGAGAGTTCTGATGGCCCCATCTTCATCCTCATGCTTGGCTTGCAGGTTTATTAATGTGTAAAGGTTAGACGAATTAGGCTTGTATCCCAAACGTTTGAGCTCTTTGTAGTACCAATATGCTTCCTTATAATTGTCAGTTCTACCCCAACCTTCAATCATGGAACGGTAAGTTGTTTCATCAGGCTCTAATCCGACTTTCTTAATGCCTAGAAATAGGTGATGAGCAGCGTCCATTTTAGATGCCTTCCCATATCCGGTTATCAATGTATTATACGCAACTATGTTTGGAGAAAACCCTGCTTCTTTCATGGAGACTACTCCTAGTTCAGCAGCTTCCACTTTTCCCTGCTGACAATAAGCATTAATCACTACCAACCAGTTATCCAAATTCGGTATCACTCCATCTTCTTTCATTAAGCCAATGATCTCTTCTGCTCTCTCATACAGACTCATACGAGTATAAATTGTGATCATTGCCGAGTATGCAGATTGACAAACAATCCCAAAGTTCCTCATTCGAGAAAAAGTGAACTCCGCTTCCTCAACATTCCAGCCCTTCTGGTACAACGCCATCAGCATACCAAATGTCGCAACATTAGGCTGGACTCCATATTCGAGCATCATTGCAAACCACTTAGCTCCTAACTCCACACGCCCCAACTTACTACATGCATAAATAAGGGTATTGAAGACCTGATAATTCAGTTCACACCCAAATTCAGTAACCATTTCCTGAATCAAATTCTCAGCTGCATCCCAATTTTCTCTCCTACCCAACACACGGAAAACCGAGTTAAAAGCACTAACATTGCCTTTGAGTTTCCCATTGATTCTCATCCACTCAAAAAACTTGAGAGTCTTGAAATCACTAGACCTCTCTAGCCTTTTCAAAATATCATTACAATGCTCTAAGCTCATGTCAGACTTGATAACAGAGTAATCAACATCAAATTCACCATCATTCACAAACACATTCTCCAATTTCCTAACCCACTTACTCTTTCTTGAACTAGACCTCAAACCCACTTCTCTCTTACTCAATCTCTTTGTGCCACTAATCCCCTTCCCAATTTCATGTCTTGAGCAATCTGGGTTTTGCTCATTTAAACTCTCAGCCACATTCAACTCAGACTGGAACCGGTTGACCTTAATAGCATTAACCCTGTTCAAAGAATTAACAACAAGAGAAGCTCTACTGTAGCAAAAAGAATTGAACTTTTTGGAAGAATCTAAAGTCTCCAAAGAAATGGGGAATTGCAGTGAGCCCATGAAAGTGAAGCGAAGTACTAACCCAGAATAGAGGAGAAGAAGGAAAAGCTCCAAACTTTGATCATCAACTTTGTGAAATGGAAGAAATGGGTGCTTCCCAAATTGTGGGCAGGTAGAAAAGGGCATATACCTTTGGATTTGGGAGGTGGAGATAATGGAATTTGAAGCAGTGGAGGAAAGTGTGCGCCTTTTAGATTTTGTAGCTTCTGTTTCACCGGAGTTAAATTACTACCAATTTTTTTACCAATGACCAGAAAATAAGAAGATTCTATTTATCTCCTTTATTTTAATGGACCAGCTGCAAGTAAATATAATTTTATCTTAATCTCAATCTCGATAATCTCGATATTCCAATCTTCATAAGGAAAGAATGGTGTGTGATTTTTAATTTAGGAGGTGTGGATTTCATAATTTTTTTTTTGTTACATTGTTTTTTTAGTTTTCTAATTAATGTGATTATATGAAGCAGTCAAATTAGGTTGTCTAATTTTGTGCAATTTTTTCTGTCTCCTGCTTTCCAATCCCAATGAGGAAAGGAAGACGCTAACAGACTGCCTCCATTGCATTTTATAAATATACATGGTGAGGCTGGGAGACATGCATGAAGTCGTAGCTTCTGGTTTGGGACAATATGAAGAGCCACAGAAGGATCCGCCACAGAAAGTTGA encodes:
- the LOC101294875 gene encoding DNA-directed RNA polymerase 3, chloroplastic-like, with translation MASTASSSISATATHSWRRPPKLNPTKSLKTLHFLFNSTSNSNSLFFKPSLSSSTHFPLSLRPPPDPIQFHPLNDSVQDNLVENLENSIKFQVPISEPRIFIQDPPWIASLFLKGMFKKVNKELKVESKEIDRRKYNLLRRRQIKAETEAWEKMVEDYKDLERVMREKKLAPSLPYVKALFLGWFEPLREAIAKEQKAQQTKKHKQAFAPHIDLLPADKMALIVMHKLMGLVMMGNQDGCVQVVQAAVHIGMAIEQEVRIHSFLEKSKSLQRKKTSVADEDGLSKEKEILRKRVNGLIRRKRLVEVQKLLKKEDMKPWGRDTQAKLGSRLIELLTETAHVQPPLDQLADGPPDVRPAFRHRLKAAAKSPGQKLVKNYGVIECDPLVLAGLDKTAKHMLIPYVPMLVPPKRWKGYDKGGHLFLPSYVMRTHGSRKQVDTMRNISGRQMQKVFEALDMLGSTKWRINKKVLNVVESIWARGGNIAGLVDREDVPVPEKPPSEDPTEIQEWRWSARKAKKLNQERHSQRCDTELKLSVARRMKDEDGFYYPHNLDFRGRAYPMHPHLNHLSSDLCRGVLEFAEGRPLGKSGLRWLKIHLANLYSGGVEKLSYDGRISFVDNHIDDIFDSATNPVNGNRWWLTAEDPLQCLAACINLSEALNSPSPHTVISHLPIHQDGSCNGLQHYAALGRDTLEAAAVNLVAGEKPADVYSEIAVRVHDIMKRDSNKDPTTNPNALLAKVLVNQIDRKLVKQTVMTSVYGVTYVGAREQIKRRLEEKGLITDDRLLFTAACYAAKVTLAALGEIFQAARGIMSWLGDCAKVIASENQPVRWTTPLGLPVVQPYCKSERHLIRTSLQVLALQRESNLVDVRKQRTAFPPNFVHSLDGSHMMMTALACRDAGIRFAGVHDSFWTHACDVDQMNQILRENFVELYSKPILENLLESFQAAYPELTFPPLPERGDFDLQEVLKSPYFFN
- the LOC101295158 gene encoding pentatricopeptide repeat-containing protein At4g30825, chloroplastic-like; translated protein: MGSLQFPISLETLDSSKKFNSFCYSRASLVVNSLNRVNAIKVNRFQSELNVAESLNEQNPDCSRHEIGKGISGTKRLSKREVGLRSSSRKSKWVRKLENVFVNDGEFDVDYSVIKSDMSLEHCNDILKRLERSSDFKTLKFFEWMRINGKLKGNVSAFNSVFRVLGRRENWDAAENLIQEMVTEFGCELNYQVFNTLIYACSKLGRVELGAKWFAMMLEYGVQPNVATFGMLMALYQKGWNVEEAEFTFSRMRNFGIVCQSAYSAMITIYTRMSLYERAEEIIGLMKEDGVIPNLDNWLVVINAYCQQGKVEAAELGVVSMKEAGFSPNIVAYNTLITGYGKASKMDAAHHLFLGIKKVGLEPDETTYRSMIEGWGRTDNYKEAYWYYKELKRLGYKPNSSNLYTLINLQAKHEDEDGAIRTLDDMQKIGCQYSSILGILLQAYEKAGRIDKVPFLLRGALYQHVLVSRTSCSSLVMSYVKHGLVDDTMEVLREKQWKDPHFEDNLYHLLICSCKELGHLENAVTIYNQMPKHDGKPNMHIMCTMIDIYSIMDLFSEAKKVYLELESSGIVLDMIAYGIAVRMYVKAGSLEDACSVLDLMEKQEGLIPDIYMLRDMFRIYQKCGRLDKLKELYYRILKTRVTWDQEMYNCVINCCSRALPIDEISEMFDQMLKRGFVPNTITFNVMLDVYGKAKLLKKARKLFLMAQKWDLVDTISYNTIIAAYGRNKDFKSMSSAVREMQLNGFSVSLEAYNSMLDAYGKENQMEQFRSVLQRMKETSCGSDHHTYNTMINIYGEQGWIDEVAGVLTELKECGLGPDLCSYNTLIKAYGIAGMVEDAVYLLKEMRENGVEPDKITYINLIAALRKNDEYLEAVKWSLWMKQMGL